The sequence TGTGCTGATGAGTGATTCAAGATATTAAGACGTTCGTCTTCTCTAATATTTACCATAATAACCTCCTCTATAAAAAATAAAAAACGTAAATCCATCCAAAAGGACGAATTTACGCGGTACCACCTTTAATTCACAATTTAAATTGTGCACTTAAACTGTTAACGCCAGAATACGGGATTTTTTCTAAAATCCAACTCTGAGGTGGTAAATACGCATATTCTACGAGAAGTTTTCACCAACCACTTCACTCTCTAGTTCAAAACAACGTATTTTTGTCCTCTTCACTGTTTATATATTATTTATACATCAATAGTAAAAAAATATCAACTAAATTACAAAATTACCTTCACTAAATACGACAATTTCTTTATCATCGTGTGTCGTTCCTACAACACTCATATCCTCGCTACCAAACATAAAATCTTCATGATTTAATGAATCATTTGCATTATGGGCAAGTAATTCTTCATCAGTCATTTCAGTACCACCCTTAAGATTCATTGGGTAAGCACGGCCTAAGGCCATATGACATGATGCATTTTCATCAAAAAGCGTGTTATAGAATAAAATATTCAAGTCGGAAATTGGAGATTGATGCGAAATGAGTGCAATTTCTCCAATGTGACGGCTACCTTCATCCGTATTTAAAAGTTGTTCTAGTGTCTCACGTTCTTGTTTTGCATCAAACTCAACAACTTTTCCGTCAACAAATTTCAGCCAGAATTCATCGATAAGCTTACCATTATAGTTTAATGGTTTAGTACTATAGACAATTCCATTTACGTTAAGGCGATCTGGCATGGTGAATGATTCCTCAGTTGGCATATTCGGATTAAATGTATAGCCACGTTCTGAAACTTCTTCTCCGCCAGCCCATACATGATTATCAACCAATCCAACGACAATATCGGTACCCTTAGCATTTTTGAAATGTAATGATTTAAAATTGTAATCGTTTAAAATTTGATTTTGATGTGATAGTTTTGCATTATGTTTTTCCCAAGCTGCAACTGGATCATCATTTTCATTAATACGTACGGCATAAAGAATAGCTTCTAACAGTTTTTCATACGCTTCTTCAACCTCAAGATCCGGGAAAACAACATGTGCCCATTCTTTAGTTGGAAGTGACACTAAAGACCACTGTCCTCGGTTCGCCATCGTATACTCTCGCATGCGCTTTAAAGCTTGTCCTTGTGCTTTAGCTTGTGCAGCCAGTTTATCACCGTCTACATCAGCCATTAGCCCTGGTGATGGCGCGTAGATAGAGAGACGGCATAAATCTTCATCTAAATAACTATCGTATTCGTCAATAAGCCATTGAGGAATATCGGTAAGTGTTTCAATATCTTGATTTTGAACATGCATTTTCGCTATATGATCATCACCAAATTTGATAACAACTTTTTTTGCACCTGCAGCATAAGCTTCCTCTACAATCAAACGAGCAAATTCATAGTGCTCCGCTTTGACATTAACTAAAACTGTTTGTCCTTTTTGTACATTAACACCTGAACAAACCGCAAGTTTAGCATATTTTTTTAATAAATCATTCATTATCTGTGACCTTCTTTCGAGTAACACAACATCGCCGCACCTATTACACCAGGTTCATCCAACTTCGCTTCAACAAATTGAGTATCTCTCATTTGTTCATGAACGAGTTCCTGATAGTAACCGATCATACGGTCCCAATATAAGTTTTTTGATTTCGTAACACCACCACCAATTACAAAAATATGTGGATTACATACATGCGCAATTGAAGAGAGCATCATTGCGAAATCGTAAGACATTTCATCAATAAGTTGAATCGCCTGTTCATTTTCTTGTTCCATAAGGGTGAAAATTTCTTCTGCAGACTGAATTTTTGGATCAATCAATTCTTGAGCTTTACGAACTAATGCCGAACCACTTGCTTCATTTTCAACCGCACCCGCATTTAAAGTATTAATGTCCGAACGTCGAACACGTTCACGATCTATCACGATATTACCGACTTCACCCGCATACCCCTTGTGACCAGAAAGCACTTGTCCATTAAATACAAGTGCCCCCCCAATACCCGTAGAATGCGTTAAATAATACACAACGTTGTTGCCTTTACCTGCACCGACTAGTGCTTCAGCAAGACCTGCAACGTTTGCATCATTATCCATATAGATTGGTAAATCTATATGTTTTTTAAGATAATCGATTACCGGATACTCCGTAAACCCTTTCATGTTAGTAGATAAGGTTACGCACCCAAGTTCTGTGTTAACTGGACCAGGTAAACCCAGTCCAATTCCAACACATTCGTCAAATTGTTTTAAGTTTTTTATCATCGAAATGATGTTATCTAAAACAACTTCTGGTCCCTCAAGTGCGTATGATTCGCTCTTAACTTGCTCATGAATCTTTCCATCTTCATCAATAACAGCCACACGTACATTCGTACCGCCTAAATCAACTCCGATATATTTATTCATAACAATCTCCTTATTTTATTTCAATAATTTTCATTGTATTTGTATTACCGGTACCTGTTGGGTATCCAGCAGCAATAATAACTTTTTTACCTGGTTCGATTCCGAAGTTTTTAGCAATTGTATTTGCAATTTCATCATCGTTTGTCATTTCATTTCGGATATCTGAAACAACTGGTTTAACACCCCATACGATTTCGAGGCGATTTTGTACTTCTTTAGTGAAAGTAACAGCAATCACAGGAACGTTAGGACGGTATTTTGAGATACGTTTAGCAGTTGAGCCGCTTTGAGTAAATGCAATTACCGCAGCAACATCATCAAGGTTTAATGCTGTTTCAGCAATTGAAATCCCGATTGAATCTTGAATTGTTCGTTTTGATGATTTAATTGAATGACGTAAACGATCACGGTAAGGAATAATTTCTTCCATAGCAATCGCAATTTCTGCCATTGTACGAACCGCTTCAACTGGGTATGCCCCAACAGCAGATTCACCTGAAAGCATAATTGCATCAGTACCGTCTAAAATTGCATTGGCAACATCACTAGCTTCAGCGCGTGTAGGACGTGGGTTTTGTTGCATTGATTCAAGCATATGAGTTGCTGTAACTACAGGTTTACCCATTCTGTTTGCTGTTTTAATGATTTGTTTTTGGTAAATTGGAACTAAGTGTGTACTTACTTCAACACCTAAGTCTCCACGAGCAACCATAACTCCATCTGCTACTTCAAGAATGCTTTCGATGTTATCGAATCCTTCTTGGTTTTCAATCTTAACAATGATTTGGATATCTGGTTTACCAGCTGCTTCAATAACTTCGCGAATATCTAAAACGTCTTGTGCACGTCGAACAAATGATGCGGCAATATAGTCAATACCATTAACTGCACCAAATGTGATATCTGCACGATCTTTTTCAGAAAGGAATGGCATACTTAACACTACATTAGGTACGTTAACACCTTTACGTGTTTTAATAAGACCTGGATTATCGATACGACAAACGAGATCACCATCTTTTTTATCAATAACTGTAAGTTTCATTTTACCGTCATCAATAAGTAGGTAATCATCAACTTTAACATCTTCATAAACTTCTGGTACTAATAAAGTAAAACGTTCGTTATTTCCTAAATAATCTGCATCAAAACCTACACGAACAATATCGCCCTCTGCAAATTCAAGTGCACCATTTTCCATGTCGCCACAGCGAATTTCTGGACCTTTAGTATCTAAAAGAATCCCTAGGTTAATACCAATTCGATCACTTACTTCGCGAACGACTTTCATACGACGTAAATGATTTTCTTGAACATCGTGAGAGAAGTTAAAGCGAACGATATTCATTCCCTCATTTGCGAGTTTTTCAATCATCTCTGGTGATTCGGAAGCGGGTCCGATAGTACAAATAATCTTAGTTTTTTTCATTTCATGCATATTGTTTATCCTCCTATACCAATCTGTCATGTAATTCAAACAGCGCTCTACTTGATTTTTTAGGCATTTTCAATGCTTCATCAATATCGATTGCTACTATTTCTTCGTTTAAGATGCTGACGCATTTTCCGCCATCACCTGCGATAAGCAGTCTAACTGCCTTATCACCGAATTGTGTTGCTAAAATACGGTCACGTGCTGTCGGTGATCCACCACGTTGTATATGACCTAAAACAGTTGAACGGCCCGAAAAACCAGTATGTCTTGAAATCTTTTGCGCTAGAAGTTCTACATCAGTTATTTTTTCACTAATGATAACAATTGCATGTCGTTTTTTCTTCACTTCTTCAATTCTGCTTAAGCGTTCTAATACTTCTGATTCATCATATCCTGTTTCTTTTGTAATAATTACTTCCGCACCTGTAGTTAATCCAGCATAGAGGGCTAAATCACCACATCGATTTCCCATAACCTCTACAACTGAACAACGATGGTGTGAACTCGAAGTATCACGGAGTTTATCAACATTGAGAATAACTGTATTCAACGCTGTATCAAAACCAATCGTGTAATCAGTAGATGCAATATCATTGTCAATGGTACCTGGAATTCCGATACAGTTAATCCCCATCTCTGTAAGTGCCATCGCACCACGGTAACTTCCATCACCACCTATGACAACCAAACCTTCAATACCGTGTTTCTCTAAGTTCGCTACAGCTTTTTCGCGAACTTCAAGAAGCTTAAAGTCCTCAAGACGTGCACTCCCTAAAATTGTTCCACCTTGAATAATAATGTCACTAACATCACCACGACTTAGCTTTCGAATATTATCGTTTACTAAGCCTTCGTATCCGTCAAAAACACCAAACACTTCAAGTCCGGCTGAAATACCAGAACGGACAACGGCACGAATCGCTGCATTCATGCCCGGAGCATCACCACCTGAAGTTAATATGCCAATCTTCTTCATAATTCACCTCTCTTGTAATCATACCACTATTTTATTGCTATTTCTCTACAAAATGTTGATAAATTACTTGTTTCGTCTATTTTGTCCTACCATTTCATATGGGATTGTTAAAGCATGGATACGATCTACCAATCTTTTAGCTCGAATCTCATCAGAAGTTCCCTTATTATCGAGTTTGTATAGGTCAACAAGCATGTCAGGACTGTAATTACTTGTTATTATCGTCTTTTTTTTGTTTTCAAGTCGTTCATTTAGAATCGACAATAAGATTTCATCACGACTCCATGACGTGATTGGCTCCGCACCCAAATCATCCAAAACAAGCAATGGAACCTTTCTTAGCTTTCTTAACGTATATTCCATCTCGGTCGGATGTGTAAATAATTGCTTTAAATGGCTCATAAGTTTTGGTACATGAATAAACGCAACATTGCGACCACTCTTCGCAAAGTCGTTTGAAACACACGCACTTAAATAACTCTTTCCAATCCCTAAATTACCGTATAAATAGTATCCTGGTTTATCATTTTCAACAAAGTTAATCATATCTTCAAGAACGCCCAAATAATTAGGGTTCTCATTTTCAATTGATATTTTCGAAAATAATGCATCGTGCAAACTAAGTGGTAAATCAAAGATAACATACTGACTTAAATAAGCATTTTCTTCTGCAATCTCGCGAACAATTGGAAGTTCAAAAATTTGCTCAGATAATATCCCAGTTGATTGATCATAAATTAGGTCTACATATTGACCCAAACTTGGATCGTTTTCAAGTTCTTCAGCTGAGTATGATTCAGCTTTTCGCTTATTTAGAACCCAATTTTTGAATTGAAACGCATTCGCTTCAACAATCGAATCTGGACACTCAAATCGTTCCATGAAATCGATTATTTCTGGTAATATACGTAAACGTTCAAACGTTTCGACACGCTTTTGAACTTGCTCATCGGATAACTCAAATTTTAGATTACGTAAACTCATCTAGATCTCTCCTTTACTTAGCATCCCTTTTAATCGAGATTTTAGTTCATCAACATCTTTATCAATAGTAGTATCTGTGGAATAGGTTGGTGCTGCAACTTCAACCTTCGGTTTAGGTACACGCTTATTACTTGATGAATTTGGCGCCTCGCGTTCTTTAAGAGCATCCTCCAATGTTTTTACACCACGACGTTTCCATGATGATGCAACCTTTTCAACAAATCCTCTGTTTAAATTTTTGTCATTTGTTTCTAGAATATACTCTACAAGTACATTAATGACCTTATTATCAAAGCCGAAATTATGCTCTAAAGATTTTAACAGTTTGCGATCTGCATCAATAATATATGTATCCTCTTGTTTATATGCCAAGAAGCTAACAGGATCAAGTTCATATGGATCTGAAACACTTTCAACACTTTGCGTTCCGTGATTTTTTTCAATAAGATACTGAAATTTTTTCGAATCAAAATCACCCGTTTCAAAATTCGTAGAAGCCATTAATACTGATTTCATGTCCAAGTAGTTCAAATTATAAAAAGAGCCAAACACCCCTACTTTTTCACGAACAAGCTCGGTTCGAAATGCCAATGGATACATAACGTTACTTATCGACTTAAAGAAGCCCTCAACATCGAATTTATGCTTACGATCTGTGTCTGTACCTTCAATGCGTTTTGATGTATATGATTCTTCTAACGACTCATCCCAGGATGATAATCGAGATAAATCAAAACTTGCAGATATTTCATTATCCAATTCAACACAAATACTTTTACGATAGCGTGAACAAACCTCAATAAAAGCTTCGTTCCCTCGTACAATTGCATAGAGTCTTCCAAAGGTTGGATGTTGTAAGAAATCATGAGGACTAAGCGGTGGTGTCAATACAAGCGTTAAAACTCCTGTGTCATAGGTACGAATAAGTGCAAATCGCTCTAACTCTTTTCGATAATCGTTTAAATCCGATGTCCCAAGGTGCAACATATGAGTCAAAGTTTTAATTGTTACCTCCGACTCAAATTGACCAAACTCATAAAGTGTTAAATATAAACTTAATGCAGGATATGAAAAAAGAGGTTGATATAAGAGGATCAATGACTCCATTTGATCGGGTGCTATTTTAAAATCTACATTTGTTTTATATACGACTTCTTGCATCAATTGTATCCTCCTTTTTTTATTTTTTCAATTAACTTCTCAGTGTCCCGATTTAAGTCAACGATCGTACTATTATTACATAGAATATAGTCTGATTTTTCTTCTTTTATCTTTTCCGAATACTGACGATTCATTCTTCGATCAATATCTTCAGACTTCATACCACGATTTAATAACCTTTTAATCCGAGAATCATAATCAGCACTCACCATAATGATAAGGTCAAACAGATCCTCCATCTCTGACTCGAAAAGAAGCGGTACTTCGAAAAAAATCAATGTCTTTTTATCATCATGAATATTCTGGATAAATGCTCTTACTTCCGCAAAAACTTTTTCTTCAAGTCGTTCGAGTAATTTAGAATTTTTAAATAATATTCCAGACATAATTTGTCGATCCACCGTTTTATCAAGCCGAAGAATTTCAGGTCCCAATAATTCAATAATAAAATCATATAAAATGCCCTCTGGTTCGTAAAAAGAATGTGTCAAACGATCCATGTCATAAACTTCATAACCTAATTCAACTATATGATGACTTACACTCGACTTCCCGGCTCCAATTGTTCCAGTTATTCCAATTTTCATATCTGCACCTTCTGACATTTTTCACAAAATACAGTTGATCGACCCGATACAACAATTCGTTTCATAATCGAACCACAACGCGAACACGGATCGCCTGCTCTCCCATATGCATTAAGGTTAATTTGGAAACGACCCGATACATTAAGCGATGAAGTGTATGAACGCACAGTTGTTCCTCCGGCTTTGATTGCGTTACTAAGGACAACCTTCGTCGTCTCTACAAGTAAATCGCACTGTTTCATCGTTATTTTCGAACCCGTAGTGAGAGGATGAATTTGAGTTTCATAAAGAATTTCATCTGCATATATATTACCAATTCCTGCAATAATACTTTGATCCAATAATATTGTTTTCATAACACGGTTGGAATGATGAATTTTCTGATAGATGTATTCACCATTCAAATTTGTATCAAATGGCTCTAAACCTAGGTTTTTTGTTTCTAAATATTTTAGTGGCTCTTTGACGATAGCCATACGTGAGAATTTTCGTGTATCTAAATAGTGAATCGTGCCACCATCATAATTAATAACACAGTGCGTATGCTTCGATGGAGCTTTATCGTAATCGTAAAGATGAAACTTTCCTTCCATTCTTAAGTGAAGAATCCAATGCAATCCATTAGACATCTCAAACCAGAGGTATTTCCCGCGACGATGAAATGCCTGAAAGCTTGAGCCTACCAGACTCTCTAGTGGATATTCAGATTGATCTTCGAGTAATTTTGGATAAATAAAATCTATCGAATCAATATGTTTGTCTTTGAGAGACTTCTCAAGTGTTCGTATAATTGTCTCAACTTCTGGTAATTCTGGCATACTTAATACCAATCCTTACCTGTATCCACAGAAACGTTTAAATCAATTGGCCATGAGACAATGTGTTCCATAACTGATACCATCAAATCTTGAATGTATTCAAGTTCATCATCATAAACATCAAATACGAGCTCATCATGAACTTGTAAGATCATCGACGATCTATAGTTATTTGACGTCAATAATTCATCTGCTTTGATCATTGCTATTTTGATAATATCTGCAGCCGTACCTTGAATCGGCGCATTCATCGCTGCACGCTTTCCAAAATCTTTCACTGCACGATTCGCATCATAGATTTCAGGAATATAACGACGACGATTAAAAAGCGTCTTAACGTAACCATCACGCAAACAGTCTTCAACGACAGAATCCATATATTTTGTAATGTTAGGGTAAATTTCGTTATATCGTGTAATAAAATGACGTGCTTCTGGAATTGTTATATCCAACTGTTTTGAAAGTCCATACTCTGACATACCATAGACAATTCCAAAGTTAACACTTTTTGCTTGACGTCGCATAGTACTTGTTACATCTTCAACACCAAATATAGCTTTCGCTGTTTCAGAGTGGATATCATGACCTCCGTTAAATGCTTCCATCATACGTTTTTCATCTGCTAAATAAGAGAGTACACGGAGTTCAATTTGAGAATAATCAATTGACATTAAGGTACAGCCTTCGGACGCTACAAAGGCTTTCCGAATCATTCGTGTTTCTTCGTCACGAACCGAAATATTTTGTAAATTTGGATCACTTGACGATAATCGACCTGTTTGTGTTGCGTGTTGATTAAAAGAAGTATGAATTTTACCATCAGCATGAATATGCTTCGTTAAACCTACAGCATAAGTACTATAAAGTTTTTGATACTTTCGATATTCTAAAATTGGAGCTATGATTGCATGTTCTTCAATTAAGCCTTCAAGCACATCCACAGCAGTTGAACGTTTCTTTTTAGTAGGCAATTGGAGATGGTCAAATAATACCTCTGCAAGTTGTTTTGGCGAATTTAAATTGAATTCCATCCCTGCAAGTTCATAAACTTGATTGCTGAGTGTCTCGATTTTTTGATGTGTAACGCGTGCGATTTCATCTAGAACGCTTCGATCAACATTAATTCCTCTAAACTCACACTTCGATAGAATCGGAACTAAAGGCTTTTCAATCTCTTCATATACTGAATAAACTTCAATCTTATCTGCTTCAGATTTTAGTGTATTAAATTGGGTAAGTATTGCTTGAGTAAATGCTGCACCTTTTTCCATACCTTCATATTCATGAAACCATAAACCAAATTCATCTTTTAATCGTGCCATAGTCGTTATTGACGAGTTCACAATAAATGCAAGAAGTAATAAATCATCAAATTGATTCATTATTTCTATATCGTTTTCTAAACAAAATCGATAGAGTGACTTAGACGAGTCAACCACAATAGAAATATCCGATGAAATGAGCGCTCTAAAAGCCTCATTTCCAACCATTTCTCCAAATGTTAAATAAATATTCTCTTTACCATCGGAAAGGTAACACCCTTCTAGGTTTCCTTTTTTGTCAAGTTCCATTGAAATTGCAATCATCGACTTTTTCCAAGATAAATCCAAATCAATAAATTTGATTGTCTCTTTTTCAACCACTTCGACATCATAATTATCAGTAATGAGTGAATTCATATCATATTTACGATAGAAAGCATTTAATGACTCGTTTGGTATCTCATACTTGATGCTGGAAAGATCAATATCAAGTGGAACAGAGGTATGTATTTCAGCCAATTGATAAGACATCCTCGCTTGTTCTTCGAATTCGCGAATTTTTTCGCCCATTTTCCCTTTAATTTCTTCTTTATGCATATACAAATTGTCAAAAGTACCATACTGCCCAAGAAGTTTAAGTGCAGTTTTCTCACCGATTGATGGCACACCAGGAATATTATCACTCGCATCACCCATTAACGCTTTCATATCTACAATTTGTTTTGGTTCAATACCCATTTCATCCATTAAACTTTTTTTATCCATAAGGCGTAAATCCGTAAGACCTTTTTTCATAAGCAAAACATCAACATTATCATCAATAAGTTGCAACATGTCACGATCACTAGTTAAAATTTCAACTTTATAATCCGGATACATTTTTGACATTGTTCCGATAATATCGTCCGCCTCGTAACCACTTAGTTCAAACCGTTGAATTGGATACGCATCTAAAAATTCACGTACAAGCGCAAATTGAGACACCAATTCTTCATCAACCTCTTTACGAGTCCCTTTATATGCATCAAACATATCATGACGAAACGTTTTATCCTTTGTATCAAAAGCCACAAGTACATGTGTAGGATCAATGATTTCTATAGCTTTAGCAAGCATTGTTGAAAAGCCATATACAGCATTGGTGACAACTCCTGAACTGGACTTCATGTATCCCCTTGAAAGCGTTCCATAGTAAGCTCTAAAAAGCATTGAATTCCCGTCTATTAATAATAATTTATTCATGTTTTCCTACTTTCTAAATAAGTAAAACCCTTGGGATTACTTAGCAATCGTCTCAAGGGTTTCTAGATTAAGTCTCATTTTCGCGATGTAATCATAATTCGCTTCGATATCTTTATCTGATAGATTATAAAGATTGCTTAATTCAATTTGTGTTAAATTAAACTCTGTTTTTAATTGATTAAATAATTTTACGTATTCTTCAGGCATATTCTCTTCATATGCAATGAACTGAACGCCATCTTTCGCAATTCGTGCTCGAATCGCATTGAGCATCTCTTCATCTGGTAGAACACCGTATTTTGATAATGTCGCTGGATAAACACCGATATTATAGCTCTTTTGCCAGTTGCCAAAAGATGGTGTCATCGATACAAATTTAATTCCTTTTTCGGAATCACGTAAAAGTTGATATTGTGCTTGAAGACCTGTTAACTCTACTTCTAGTGTTTCAAATTGCTCTGTAAAATACGCCTCTTCATCTGGATAAGTCTGTACGAGCCAATCTTTGATTGTTCGCGCCATTGAAGTCATCGCTAAAGGATCCATCCATAAAAACGGATCTTTGTCATATTGATCAACTCCAGTAAAAGCATCCGACTCATAATATTCAGATTCAATTGCATGCGATTGTCCATCAACAACAACATTTGTGTATCGTTTAAATGGATATAACATGGATCGTTCCGATAAATCAATCATCTGTAATTTAGAGTTTTGAAGATCATCCAAGTAGAGTTGCCAATAAGGCTGTAATTCATTAATATAAAAAATTGTATCTGCTTTTTTTATAATTTCTTGAAAGTCATCTTTTACCGTTGCCTGTTGAGGTATTAAACCTGTGTCAATGCGCTGAACGTTAACACGTTCTCCCGCAAGACGTTCTACTAGGAACTGAATCGGATAATTCGTAACAATTACATTCCTACTTCTAGGAACACATCCTGACAACGTACCCAGTATGATAACCAACACTAGTAATTTACTCATCAATCGTTTCATACACAACCTCTTTTCACATTTTATTATACACTAATTTTCTTCAGGGATAACCCAATTATTCTTTCTCAAGTTGAATAATGCTCGTATTGAGAAGTACAATGGCATCGAAATCAAGATCCCTACAAAGCCAAATAAAACACTCGATGCGAAAAACGCAAATAAGGACCAGAGCGGTTCGATTTTATCACGCTTGGAGTAAACCATAGGAGAAACTACATAACCATCAACATTTGATAGAATAACCAATCCGATTGTAAGAATAATCACTCTCGGTAATGGTAACGTTAAAGCCGTTAGGATTCCCAATACATGCACGACGGTTGGACCAATATATGGAATTAACAATCCAAATGCTGTTAATACTCCGAGAACGAATGCATAATTATGTCCAACAGCTAAATAAAGCAAACTATACTCAATACATGTAATTGTCATAATCACAACGAGTGTCCCTAAATAGCGACTAACCGCATGATCAATAACAATGATTGAATTTCCAAGCTTTGGAGAGATATTATTCGCAATACGTAAAACGCTCCCCGTAAAATTTTCATAATCGAATACAAAATACATCCCGATAATAAACGAAAAAATACCCGTAGTGATTGTTGAAAAAATCTTTGATATAAACTGCGAAGCAGCTGCTGGTAGTGTTGGTATCTGACCCACAATCCCATTAAGCATTCCCATCACTTGTTTAAAAATATCATCTGCCCACGGAGAAGGATTATTATGATTAATTTCTTTATAGTAATTATAGAGTTGTTGAATTCCATCCATACTATTACCGATTAACTGCGAAATATCTGTATACAATGACGGTAAGATCGATGAAAAGAGCAGCACTATCAAAACCACAAATAATACAAGCGTAATTGGAACACTAATTGCTCTTTTAATATTATATTTTTCAAAAAACACCGCAATCGGTCTTACAATATATGCAAGCGCAAATCCAATAATAAATGGCAGCAGAATTCGCTTAGCTAATTCAAATGCATGTTGCCATACAGCCCATGTTTGCATCAATAAGAAAACACTTAATAAAAATAACATAAATGGAACAAGTTGTTTCCAACTGAAATGATCGTCAAAAAAATTTTGAATACGTTGAAAAATGTTCATTAGTTTGTTTCTCCCTCTATTTTTATTAACGCATATATAAATTCTGAACGCGTTGCATAATCATACGATGCATTAATTTATATAACGTCATAGCGATTGGTAGCAGAATTAAATTACCAATAATAACCCATAACGTTCGGGTACTTATAAAAGTAATTAAACTATATGACACCCCTTTTACTAGAGGTAACATGCCAAATATTAACATTTCTTTAATAAATAAACCAATAACGGCTAAGACTAAGAACTCGAAGGTTGAAGTACCAATATAACGGTCCCATACTCTCAAGATCGCTATCGTGATTGAATAACTGACAAAAAACATTGGAAACGAGCCAATATGGCATAAATCCATCCAGATTCCTAATAGAATTGCTTTAACTATCGATTCCGTTTGTGAATCATTTTGAGTCAATAACATGAGTCCTAAAAAATGAAGACTACTCACAAATGTTAAGGAACTTAAACCCAGTTGTGTAAAGAGTGCATTAAAAATTGAATCTAAAACCAAAAGAACTACAATATACAAGAAATGCATCCAGCGAATCATTCTCATGATTTCTTCACCACCGATACATATTTAATATTATTGTAATCAACAGAAGGCTTTACATAAACCAATACACCCACACTATCCGCAACATTTTTAACAGAATCCACTTTTCCAACAAATAAACCGCTTGGATAGACACTACTTATACTTGCCGTTGAAACAGGCATATCCGCAGCAATGGTCGATGTTGATTCAAGTAAAACAACTGAAAACAACTTTTTCTCGTGGTCGTAAGAATTCAAAATCCCTTGAACATAATTTCCTTTGGAAACCTCAATTTGTACCGTAGCATTTGAATTCTCATCATTCGCGATAAGAAGGGCTACTAAAGATTGATTTTTATCAAC is a genomic window of Erysipelothrix amsterdamensis containing:
- a CDS encoding DnaD domain protein produces the protein MQEVVYKTNVDFKIAPDQMESLILLYQPLFSYPALSLYLTLYEFGQFESEVTIKTLTHMLHLGTSDLNDYRKELERFALIRTYDTGVLTLVLTPPLSPHDFLQHPTFGRLYAIVRGNEAFIEVCSRYRKSICVELDNEISASFDLSRLSSWDESLEESYTSKRIEGTDTDRKHKFDVEGFFKSISNVMYPLAFRTELVREKVGVFGSFYNLNYLDMKSVLMASTNFETGDFDSKKFQYLIEKNHGTQSVESVSDPYELDPVSFLAYKQEDTYIIDADRKLLKSLEHNFGFDNKVINVLVEYILETNDKNLNRGFVEKVASSWKRRGVKTLEDALKEREAPNSSSNKRVPKPKVEVAAPTYSTDTTIDKDVDELKSRLKGMLSKGEI
- the coaE gene encoding dephospho-CoA kinase (Dephospho-CoA kinase (CoaE) performs the final step in coenzyme A biosynthesis.), coding for MKIGITGTIGAGKSSVSHHIVELGYEVYDMDRLTHSFYEPEGILYDFIIELLGPEILRLDKTVDRQIMSGILFKNSKLLERLEEKVFAEVRAFIQNIHDDKKTLIFFEVPLLFESEMEDLFDLIIMVSADYDSRIKRLLNRGMKSEDIDRRMNRQYSEKIKEEKSDYILCNNSTIVDLNRDTEKLIEKIKKGGYN
- the mutM gene encoding bifunctional DNA-formamidopyrimidine glycosylase/DNA-(apurinic or apyrimidinic site) lyase — encoded protein: MPELPEVETIIRTLEKSLKDKHIDSIDFIYPKLLEDQSEYPLESLVGSSFQAFHRRGKYLWFEMSNGLHWILHLRMEGKFHLYDYDKAPSKHTHCVINYDGGTIHYLDTRKFSRMAIVKEPLKYLETKNLGLEPFDTNLNGEYIYQKIHHSNRVMKTILLDQSIIAGIGNIYADEILYETQIHPLTTGSKITMKQCDLLVETTKVVLSNAIKAGGTTVRSYTSSLNVSGRFQINLNAYGRAGDPCSRCGSIMKRIVVSGRSTVFCEKCQKVQI
- the polA gene encoding DNA polymerase I, whose amino-acid sequence is MNKLLLIDGNSMLFRAYYGTLSRGYMKSSSGVVTNAVYGFSTMLAKAIEIIDPTHVLVAFDTKDKTFRHDMFDAYKGTRKEVDEELVSQFALVREFLDAYPIQRFELSGYEADDIIGTMSKMYPDYKVEILTSDRDMLQLIDDNVDVLLMKKGLTDLRLMDKKSLMDEMGIEPKQIVDMKALMGDASDNIPGVPSIGEKTALKLLGQYGTFDNLYMHKEEIKGKMGEKIREFEEQARMSYQLAEIHTSVPLDIDLSSIKYEIPNESLNAFYRKYDMNSLITDNYDVEVVEKETIKFIDLDLSWKKSMIAISMELDKKGNLEGCYLSDGKENIYLTFGEMVGNEAFRALISSDISIVVDSSKSLYRFCLENDIEIMNQFDDLLLLAFIVNSSITTMARLKDEFGLWFHEYEGMEKGAAFTQAILTQFNTLKSEADKIEVYSVYEEIEKPLVPILSKCEFRGINVDRSVLDEIARVTHQKIETLSNQVYELAGMEFNLNSPKQLAEVLFDHLQLPTKKKRSTAVDVLEGLIEEHAIIAPILEYRKYQKLYSTYAVGLTKHIHADGKIHTSFNQHATQTGRLSSSDPNLQNISVRDEETRMIRKAFVASEGCTLMSIDYSQIELRVLSYLADEKRMMEAFNGGHDIHSETAKAIFGVEDVTSTMRRQAKSVNFGIVYGMSEYGLSKQLDITIPEARHFITRYNEIYPNITKYMDSVVEDCLRDGYVKTLFNRRRYIPEIYDANRAVKDFGKRAAMNAPIQGTAADIIKIAMIKADELLTSNNYRSSMILQVHDELVFDVYDDELEYIQDLMVSVMEHIVSWPIDLNVSVDTGKDWY